One window from the genome of Streptomyces cadmiisoli encodes:
- a CDS encoding SLC13 family permease codes for MSEQLVSIVALLAIFLIGTLRAVNLGALALVASFAVGAATLGMETPEVLAGFPAELFVILVGVTYLFAIARNNGTVEWLVQAAVRVVGGRVAAIPWVMFTISCVLVSLGAVSPAAVAIIAPIGMTFAVRYGINPLLMGLMVVHGSAAGNFSPIGVLGVVTNGVVDSSGIAGDPTVLFLANLIFNVLLGVGIYLAFGGRQLMTVGVKGSDSGGTGGTSGRREPHHSPSGTTTVLATEPPQTAVTDGLSLNRDRVVTLCSMVALVVGALVFDLDVGLMSLTAAVLLTLLSPGSAKDAVSQINWGVVLLVCGIVTYVALMQEMGTVEYLGDAISEVDAPLLAALLICYIGAVVSAFASTTGILGALIPLAVPLLATGQVSAIGLVAALSISSSVVDSSPFSTNGAMVVANAPKEQQAMVYRQLMKWGFGLVLAAPVVSWAALTVVAG; via the coding sequence TTGTCCGAACAACTCGTGTCGATCGTCGCGTTGCTGGCGATCTTCCTGATAGGCACGCTTCGCGCCGTCAACCTCGGTGCTCTCGCCCTGGTCGCGTCGTTCGCCGTGGGGGCCGCGACGCTGGGGATGGAGACTCCCGAAGTGCTCGCGGGCTTTCCGGCCGAGCTGTTCGTGATCCTGGTCGGTGTCACCTACCTCTTCGCCATCGCCAGGAACAACGGCACGGTCGAGTGGCTCGTCCAGGCCGCCGTACGAGTCGTCGGCGGCAGGGTGGCCGCGATTCCCTGGGTGATGTTCACCATCAGCTGCGTGCTCGTCTCGCTGGGCGCGGTCAGCCCGGCGGCCGTCGCGATCATCGCCCCGATCGGGATGACCTTCGCCGTCCGGTACGGCATCAACCCCCTGCTGATGGGCCTGATGGTCGTCCACGGCTCCGCCGCCGGGAACTTCTCCCCCATCGGAGTCCTGGGTGTCGTGACCAACGGTGTCGTCGACAGCAGCGGGATCGCCGGCGACCCGACCGTCCTGTTCCTGGCGAACCTGATCTTCAACGTGCTGCTGGGGGTCGGCATCTACCTGGCGTTCGGCGGCCGGCAGCTCATGACCGTCGGAGTCAAGGGCTCCGACAGCGGCGGCACCGGAGGCACGTCCGGCCGCCGCGAGCCGCACCACTCGCCGTCCGGCACCACCACCGTCCTCGCCACCGAGCCGCCGCAGACCGCCGTCACCGACGGGCTGTCGCTGAACCGGGACCGCGTCGTCACCCTGTGCAGCATGGTCGCGCTCGTCGTCGGCGCCCTGGTGTTCGACCTCGACGTCGGGCTGATGTCCCTGACCGCGGCCGTGCTGCTGACCCTTCTGTCACCCGGCAGCGCCAAGGACGCCGTCAGCCAGATCAACTGGGGTGTCGTGCTGCTGGTGTGCGGCATCGTCACCTACGTCGCGCTGATGCAGGAGATGGGCACCGTCGAGTACCTCGGCGACGCGATCTCCGAGGTGGACGCCCCGCTCCTGGCCGCCCTGCTGATCTGCTACATCGGCGCCGTCGTGTCGGCCTTCGCCTCGACGACCGGGATCCTCGGCGCGCTCATCCCGCTGGCCGTACCGCTGCTCGCCACCGGCCAGGTCAGCGCGATCGGTCTGGTGGCCGCCCTGTCCATCTCCTCCTCGGTCGTGGACAGCAGCCCCTTCTCCACCAACGGCGCCATGGTGGTCGCCAACGCTCCCAAGGAACAACAGGCCATGGTCTATCGGCAACTCATGAAGTGGGGCTTCGGCCTCGTCCTGGCCGCACCGGTCGTCAGCTGGGCCGCGCTCACGGTGGTGGCGGGGTGA